The Candidatus Nealsonbacteria bacterium CG07_land_8_20_14_0_80_39_13 genome contains the following window.
CTTCTTTCGGTAAGCGGGAAAACTTGCTCTCTACCGATTTTGCCAATTCCTCCAAACTCAAGATCCCTGAAACTTTCGCCAGGGTGCCGATGGCCGAGATATTGGGAAAGTCTTTTCCAAACAATTCAAAAGAAATTTTAGTCGCGTCAATGGATAGAATTTTGATATTAGATATTTTTGGAAAAAATTTTTCTTTAAGTTCAACAGGGGTTTTAGAAGAATTAAAAATAAAAGTCCCTCCTTTTCCCAAATGTTCAATAATCCCTCCGACATTAGGGAGGTCTTCATCCAGAACCAAAACTATGTCTGATTTTTCCACCGGTTCGTTGCTTCTTA
Protein-coding sequences here:
- a CDS encoding pyruvate synthase produces the protein MMLKIRIYSRGGQGGKTAAEIFATTAINKGMEAKTFPEFGPERTGAPTNFYIKIGEGGDKAIRSNEPVEKSDIVLVLDEDLPNVGGIIEHLGKGGTFIFNSSKTPVELKEKFFPKISNIKILSIDATKISFELFGKDFPNISAIGTLAKVSGILSLEELAKSVESKFSRLPKEVLEKNIKALKIGYEKI